From the Halalkalicoccus sp. CGA53 genome, one window contains:
- a CDS encoding proteasome assembly chaperone family protein, with amino-acid sequence MARITVRDDSDSASVSGATLIEGLPGVGLVGKIATDHAIQALDMRYYASVHCDGLPRIGVYHSEEDEVKPPVRIYADVETDLLALQSDVPVSGSGAPQFAQCISGWLAEHDVTPIYLSGRPAERDGAPELYGVSTGGGSELLDEAGIVPPRESGFVSGPTGALLARAAETDLTGVGLIVESDPKFPDPEAARILLDSGIGPITGVDVDTSDLVERAEEIREGREQLARRLQEVDDDERTEARPLGMYQ; translated from the coding sequence ATGGCACGCATCACCGTCCGCGACGACTCGGACTCGGCGTCGGTATCGGGAGCGACCCTGATCGAGGGGCTGCCCGGCGTCGGTCTCGTGGGAAAGATCGCCACGGACCACGCCATCCAGGCCCTCGACATGCGCTACTACGCGAGCGTCCACTGCGATGGGCTCCCTCGGATCGGGGTCTATCACAGCGAGGAGGACGAGGTGAAGCCCCCCGTGCGGATCTACGCCGACGTCGAGACCGACCTGCTGGCGCTCCAGAGCGACGTCCCCGTCTCCGGGTCGGGCGCACCCCAGTTCGCCCAGTGTATCTCGGGCTGGCTCGCCGAACACGACGTGACCCCGATCTACCTGAGCGGCCGCCCGGCCGAGCGCGACGGTGCGCCCGAACTCTACGGCGTTTCTACGGGAGGGGGATCGGAACTGCTCGACGAGGCGGGGATCGTCCCTCCGCGGGAGTCGGGGTTCGTGAGCGGGCCGACCGGCGCGCTGCTCGCCCGGGCGGCCGAGACCGACCTCACCGGCGTCGGGCTGATCGTCGAGAGCGACCCGAAGTTCCCCGACCCCGAGGCCGCCCGGATCCTCCTCGACAGCGGCATCGGCCCGATCACCGGTGTCGACGTGGACACGAGCGACCTCGTCGAGCGCGCCGAGGAGATCCGCGAGGGCCGGGAACAGCTCGCGAGACGGCTCCAGGAGGTCGA